The proteins below come from a single Aegilops tauschii subsp. strangulata cultivar AL8/78 chromosome 6, Aet v6.0, whole genome shotgun sequence genomic window:
- the LOC109734183 gene encoding probable protein phosphatase 2C 55 — MSPAIALRRAAAWLLRGAAGAGAGAPRAASSAALPGLGGALLSPARGLQGSEAAGFLGIWGGPAAGGSGGSWWFRCAASSVPRPGLLVEQLLVGGGRSFATGAAPEEVSFSPAAREADVSQPEKSVGTSDKTMLGDRSLKLVSGVCYLPHPDKEETGGEDAHFIWDEQAIGIADGVGGWASYGIDAGQYARDIMSNAVTAIEEEPKDSIDLTRVLEKAHSSTTVPGSSTACIIAITNQGIQAINLGDSGFIVIRDGCTLCRSPVQQHDFNFSYQLQSGNSSDLPNAAQVFKVPVASGDVIVAGTDGLFDNLYNNDITAVVVHATRAGLEPQVTAQKIAALARQRAQDKNRPTPFSTAAQDAGYRYYGGKLDDITVVVSYVTAFGNS, encoded by the exons ATGTCCCCGGCGATCGCGCTTCGGCGCGCGGCCGCGTGGCTGCTCCGGggagccgccggcgccggcgctggCGCGCCGAGGGCCGCGTCCTCCGCCGCGCTGCCGGGCCTGGGCGGGGCCCTGCTGTCTCCCGCGCGCGGATTGCAGGGGAGCGAGGCGGCCGGGTTCCTGGGGATCTGGGGAGGGCCCGCggcgggcggcagcggcgggTCCTGGTGGTTCCGGTGCGCCGCGAGCAGCGTGCCCAGGCCGGGCCTGCTGGTGGAGCAGCTCCTCGTCGGCGGCGGGCGCTCCTTCGCGACCGGTGCTGCTCCGGAAGAGGTGTCCTTCAGCCCGGCCGCCCGCGAGGCGGATGTCTCGCAGCCTGAGAAGTCCGTAGGCACCTCAGATAA GACTATGTTAGGAGATAGGTCCTTGAAGCTTGTTTCAGGGGTATGTTATCTACCACATCCGGATAAGGAAGAAACTGGTGGTGAGGATGCACATTTTATTTGGGATGAACAGGCTATAGGCATAGCTGATGGCGTTGGTGGTTGGGCAAGCTACGGTATTGATGCAGGTCAATATGCTAGAGATATTATGTCTAATGCAGTAACCGCAATAGAAGAAGAGCCAAAAGATTCAATTGATCTTACAAGGGTACTAGAGAAGGCCCATAGTAGCACAACAGTGCCGGGTTCATCGAccgcatgtatcattgctataACAAATCAG GGAATACAAGCAATTAATCTTGGTGACAGTGGCTTTATAGTCATCCGAGATGGCTGCACATTGTGTAGGTCACCTGTACAACAACATGATTTCAATTTCTCCTACCAACTTCAGAGTGGCAACTCGAGTGACTTGCCTAATGCTGCACAG GTCTTCAAGGTACCTGTCGCGTCTGGTGATGTAATTGTCGCTGGAACAGATGGGTTGTTCGATAACCTGTACAACAACGATATAACAGCTGTAGTGGTCCACGCAACCAGAGCTGGCCTGGAACCTCAAGTGACAGCCCAGAAGATAGCGGCGCTCGCACGCCAGCGGGCACAGGACAAGAACAGGCCGACGCCGTTTTCGACCGCGGCCCAAGACGCTGGGTACCGGTACTACGGCGGGAAGCTGGACGACATCACCGTCGTGGTCTCGTACGTAACTGCCTTTGGCAACTCGTAG